The window CTCTCGTCTCTTCGCTCCCGGTACACAGGGCAGCATGAGGCTAGCCAGcaagggggggtggatgtGGGCAGGACAAAGGCTGCAAAAACGCGCGCATGAGCATGCGACAGGACGTGGCCCTCGGCTACAGGATCTTCCTATTTGTGAGACGTGATGGGGACGCGTTCATCACATCGATGACACAAAGGACTCTGGAGCAGATGTTCGGCTGCCATGGGCTGCTATTGCACTTCCTACGGCGCTTGATGTGAGACACTTCTCAATATGTCAGGCATGCAGCATAATCTGAAGGCTCTGGGACAGCATTGCTGCCCCCTCAACTGGTTACTTACGTGGAGTACACAACACGGCACTGACTTGTTCCTGGTTCTCGCCTCAGCGGCGTGCAGTCCAACTCAGACAGGGCGTTCGCAATAGGGCGTTGCCCGGTGTGGCAGTGGTTTGTGTCGCCTTGAGCCGGCGAAACCCTTGAGCGCGGTACTTGGGAGACGGAGCTCAGGTGCCCGCGATGCGCCGAGATCGCTAGAAATATTCGAGGGGAGCACAGTTGTCCAGAGTGATAGAAACTCATCGCAATATGTAGGCAGCGATAGAGCGGCAAGGTGAGCAGCGGCTGTCACGACGACAGAGCGAAAATGGGAACAGGAGCTCATCGGGCATGCCACACACTCTTAAGAAATTATCGCATGTTATTGCAAATAATGCTACAAAATGAGATTGTATACTAGAATTGAGACAAGGTGTCTATCCCTGCCGGGTATTTGAGCAACATGACTATGATGACTTGGCCCCCCCGTTTTGAAACaatttctttttctcttcgaCATTCGACGACGGTGCAACAGCAACGAGGtcctgcttgcttgcttccAACACCGACAGAACCACGTaggcagcggcagcgacaaGTGTGACAAGGTCCACAATGTGAACGAGCCACCAAAAGTGCTGGGTTCCTAGGGCGCACGTCGCGTACTCAAACTTCCAACTCCAGGTGGACTCGTCGAACCAGGCACTGAGCAGGCCAGCGTTGCCGCCAAAGTCGCCCATCATGCTCCTGACTGTGATCTCCCTGAGACCCGGCACGCCAGCAgcaccgacgacgcctcGGCCCTTCGCTGTCGCCCATGTCTCGACCTGCCAAGCGCGGTCGGCGCTCTGGTCTTCGTCCGTCTGATTGATGTAGTGGAACGTGTCACAGCCCTCGTGATCGTGGCCATTCAGGATGACGCCGCGGCGACCATTGCCGTTGCCGGGCGCCTCCTTGTTGCCGCTCATACCGAAAATGCCCTCGAGGAAGCCCTTGCTGGCGTCAGCTGAGAGCAGGTTCTGCTCCTTAACACCGCCACCGTCGTGCTCGCCGTGGAAGTCGAAAAAGGGCGCGTCTACGCAGACACCCTCGGGCTTGTACAAGGGGATATGGGTCAGCACGACGGTGAAATGGCCGCTGTACTCGACAGCCGCCGAGGTCTCTATGACGGAGTTGATGAAGGCGTAGGTAGCATCCTGTAATGTCGCATCCTTGGCCGGGGTATCGAGGTTCATGTCGTTGAGGACAATGACGCGAATCTCGGGCGGGAGACGATCGGACTCGGGGTTttcttcatcgtcgacaagggtggcgttgacgttgggTTCTTGGACTGGGAGCTCGAATCGCAGCTCGTAGTTCGCCTTACCAAAGAGGCGCTCGAAACGTCCGAAGCGGTCCTGGTTGATGTCGCCAGCGTAACCGATGTCGTGGTTGCCGGCCACGTTGATGACACGGCGCGGCCACTCGGAGGAAGGCTCGCCAGACGGCGACAAGTAGTCTGTGAGATCATACTCCATGGCCGGGTAGGCGGCCACCTCGTCTGGGACCCTCTCGGCGCCTCGCACGACGCGGTCCCAGTACcgacggccgcgacggcggaATTCTTCTGTGCCAATCCATTGGCTGCCCAGCAAATCCCCGAGCACTGTGACGTGGGTAGGGCGAGTCCACCAGTGTACAGTCCGATAGATGTGTGCGAGGTAAAAGTCGTTGCCAAATAGGTCTATGCGCTTGCGGATCgactcgagctcgtcgaagAGGTCATCCAGAAacacgtcgacggcgtcgtgcaGCGACTGACGGATGCGCTGGCGCAGCGAGTGACTCGACTGGAAGGTCACATGCGACCATAGGCTCCTCGCGTGAGGGAAGATGGGACCACTGTGCTTTCGGATGGACGTGTCGCCTTCGAGCTGGGGGTCGCCGAGCGCGAGTAGACGGAAAGGCGCGGGTCGGGCGTCGCTGGGTCGGAGGGGGATCGGAAGAGAGACGTGGTGTCGCGCAGCTTCGAGGAAGGCAGCGATGCCTGTGTCTGCGACATCGACGTCGCTCGGACTGCTGGACGATGCACGGGCAGTCGTTGGAGGAACAGGAAAGGCGCACCCAAGAAAGACGGGGTAAAGATAGAGGTAGAATGTTGAGATCAACGCCAGCGGCAGCAGGAGGcggaggccatggcggaggagggccacGTGGGACATGTAGACGGCAGCATGGGGCAGAAGCCGGCGACTCTGCAGCTGTGAATATGTGTCGAACCTCCTTTGGTGAGGGTTGACGCCAGGATGGTTTTTCGTCAGTTGTTGTGTAGTTGACAGCAAACTGCCACCTTGAAGGGCCTTTGGTCGCAATTTGCTTCTTTGGGGGGTGGCATAGCCGCatggggaagaggaaaaggggTCCAACTGGGAGGGAGGGTCTATTGAGGGTCTATTACAGTGAGTGACCACTTTAGAGCACTGTGGCTGGGGTGTAGTGGAGACAGGAAAGCCTCCATTTTCTAGGTTGGTTCGGTCCAGACCACCGACGTCATCTATCCTAGACACTGTCCTCGACAACTGTCTGAGGTGGACTACCATACCTTTGCCTTCGTAaataggtacctacctatctgGGGATTTCTGTCATTATTAAATGAGTGGAAGCATCATATAGACACAGGAAGCCACAAACGACCCCTTTCCAGAGCGAGTTGCACTACATCAGTGGGTTTTTGCTCACTCTGGAGTCGTCCGTGAGATGAGTCAAGTGTTTGCGAACGAACCTCCCCCTCTATTTGCAGGtgcccgtcgtcttcttcgtttAGACAACTCTGGCCTCCCGGCCTAATCGAATCATCTTGACCTTCAATGCACACCGAGATTTGCGTCGTGCAACATGGCTATTCTCGTAGTCAATCAGCCACCACGCTTCTTCCTGTGTGCCTATTCGAGGAAGGCAGAGATCATCATGTCATGAATCCCTTCGCTATAACGCCATGCACCAATGCCGTAGTCTTATAACCCAATCATGCGTCGGATCCCAtgccttcctcgtcctccactTCCTCATCCAGACTCGGTATGTCAGCTACAAACTCTGGCTCGTCCGTGTCAAAGGAAAATGCCACCACGCAATTGTCTTTCAGTCCTTTGGCGACCGGAATGTCATTGTCGCCAGCCTTGATGTTCCTCCATCCTTGTGTCAAGTCGGTCGCGTTCACTGGAAGCGCATAGGCCAGCTGCACATCTGTCTCTGGGAGTGCTGTTGTCTCGGGAGACGTGTGACTAATTGTGAGGCCATTGGGGAACCGATCGCGGAGCACCTCCAGCAGCGAGGTAGTGATCTCTGAGAACTTCTGTTGTCCGTCGACAAACATCAAGATGGTGTGGGCACCGTACTTGAATCGCACCGACAAGAAAGTGTCGTCAAGCTGCTGCGAAGGGGGTCAGCTTCGTTGGCCGAGATGCTGAGGGTCAGCAATAGAGCTTGGGATGATCCTACCATGTTGACAAAATCAGTCGTCGCCTTGCAAAACTACCGGAGGATAAACTGTTTAGGTTTTTGGAGGGCACGGTTTTGAACCCTGTTCTGGTGGGATGCAGTTTgaaggctggctggcggATGAAGATGGATAGGCAACTGCAGCCTGTTGAGCAGCGTCGGCGCGAACAGCAAAGAGCCCCGCGTgggcggcgggagcggggCACCTTCAGCACTTTCCTCGAAATGCGAAGTCACATGACTGCGTGTCCTGCCTCATGAGGCCCCAATGGAGCGCTGTGTTGGCCCCTGGGTCCAAGCTCCTCACAGTGAGGTATCTTGGGCCTATGCCAATTCCTACTCTACGAAGGCGGGCAGAAGAGACTGTATCTTCCTCAAGTCGCCGGTTATTTCCAACACCACAACTCCCGTCGCCGAGAGAGTAACTTTCCTTTTGGCCTTGCCGAATCCCCATAGAGTACCCACCCAGCGGGCTTACACCTTCGTTAATTTTCTAGGGAAATATTCTTGTCCAGAGACCTAGAGACACTGCTCGTAGCTGAGGCAACGCTCACCCAGCACCATGGCCGAACGCCCCGAGATGACCATGGCCGAACGCCTCAACTTTAACCAGAAGCCCTCCGAGTCCCGCCTATCGATACCGACACCGGCTCGTATCCCCCTCGCCGGTATGGTGGGCTTCGGCATCGGAGCGACTCTGGGCCTGGCCCACGGCGGCCGGACCGCTCAACTGCGTTTCCGTGCCGAGCACGCGCATAAGATGCCGACAACCACGACGGGCTGGTACCTCTACCACAAGAGCAAAAACTACCACGCCATGCAGGGGGGTCTCCGCGAGGGAATCCGCATGGGTTCCCGACTCAGTTTTTGGACTTTGCTGGCGTTTAGTCTGGAAACCACCGTCGACCGGTACCGCGGCAAGACCGACCTCCTCAGCACCATCTTGGCCAGTTTGACAGTGGCCGGCAGCTTTAGTCTCTGGAGTAAGTTGCAGCAGCCTTCCGTCTCGAAACTTCGCGTATAAGATTCTTGCTGACACAGTCGCCCATTCTAGATCGATTCTCTCTCCCTACAGCGGCTCGAACCGCACGATACGggctcctcttcggcctggTATACGGCGGGATGCAAGACGTCGTCGGTTTCGCCCGCGGCCGCCCCATCGGATACGTTGATTTCGTCCGCCGTCGCTTCGGACCCGGCAAGGCGGCGGAGCCCAGCCAGCCGCACGAGGGTTAATCATGGTTTTCCCTCACAACGGAGATTACGTTGCAAAATAGCAGCATGAGTTACGGATCTTGCTCCCCGCATTATCGGCAATTATGGAAGGGCCAATGGCCAGGGAAGAGTCGATTCCGTATCTGGAACCGTGCTGCGATGAAACCGCGTGACCTAACCATCACGAGAAAGATGGCGCTTGTTTACCCCAGCGCCACGCGGTTGAACACAGCTCGACCGCTCAGCCGGCCCAATGTCTGAGAGAATCGGAACACCAGTGTCGCAGTACTCCGCcttcggccttcttcgaggAAGCAGCCAGGATGGCGGTTCAACAAAAGTCCGCTCGTCACCCGACTGCATGATTGGCAGGGTAATCCGGTCGCATCGGAGCTATATATGCCTGCCCGGTCTCATAGTCACTGCCGACTTATGTCGATTCGTCCAGGAGCACTGCCGCAAAATGTCCGTCTGATCCGCATGCGGCTACAATCGGCTGTTCTAATGACACAATGCGCCCACGTGACGGGCCCGTGGGAGAGACAGTAGGGGTGGCTTGGGGCTTGGCCAAAGACGCTGGAGCTATCGCTCCTTATCTGTCCGTCCGCAAGACAGTCCATGATGCATCGCCCACTGACGTTGACCTTAGATAACGACACGGTCCTCGAGGCGGCCTGGGGGTCATCTGTGGGTTCGGATGCCGTGCAAAGACCGGCGAGATGGAAACGGTGACTTAGATCGTCGAGTATAATAgtctccctcccctcgcTCGGGATTCCTGCATGTCGTCGAGCAGATAGCTCTTTCCAGCACGGATACTGATCTACAAGTACATATCTGATagctcatcgtcatcgatCGCCTTCCCCCTTCACTTTAGACTCCCTGCACAGCGTGTTAGTCGTGTGTCTCAGGGCCCATCCAGATGGCTCGCCCGCTGCGCGGGGCGTGCATATCTAGCACCGGCCGAGTATCTCTCATCTTCGCACCTCTTCGGCAGCAGACTGTAGTTCCAGCGAAACGGTTATCAAGCGCCGCCTTCCTGTCTCTCCTTGCATCATCACCGGCTCGGCAACCACCTTGTGCCCACCCTTTCATGATGTCGGTGAGACGATCAATTCACTCATCCACAAAGAGGTCCTCCTCCAACGACCAGTTGCTGGTCGCAACACCGTCGCCCGCATCCTCACCAACGCCAACTTCAACGTCCCCATCGTCGCCCGCCATGCGTCCGTCCCCACCGcccctctccatcctcccGCTACACATGATTGTCCGCTCCCTTCTCACGACGAccgtctcctcgtcgccaattctcctgccgccgtcgctgtgGGTCATGTCCGTTCTCGCGCACACTACCAACCCCGTCCTTGACCCTGACAGGAACCCGCTGCTGCGCGTCTTCCTGAAAAGCACCTTTTATGCCCAGTTCTGCGCAGGCGAgaacccggccgaggtcggTCGGACGATCGACGGCCTCAAGGACATTGGCTTCACGGGCGTCATTTTGGGTTACGCCAAGGAGGTCGTcctgacggcggcccagacTAAGGACCTGGCGGCGTGCAGCGAGGGGGAAAGGGCGGCGGAGTGTGTTCGGAACGAGATCGTCCCGTGGGCTCAAGGGACGATGGAGACAGTCAGGTTGGCACAACCCGGGGATTTTGTTGCCCTCAAGTAAGTTCAATCTCTTGGCAATGACAATGAAGGATGCGGCTGCTAATCGTGACTTTTACAGGTTCACAGGTGCTGGCCGTCAAGCATTATATTCTCTTGCAGAACGTCTACCCCCATCCgccaccatggccgacgcTATCGACTCCATCTGCTCCCTTGCTGCTCAGCGCGGCGTCCGCTTGCTGTTCGATGCCGAACAGGCGGCCCTCCAACCTGGTATCGACGACTGGACCCTGGACTACATGCGCATATACAACACCGTTCCCGGGCAAGCCGTCATTTACGGCACATACCAGGCCTACCTCAAATCGACTCCGCAGACCCTCCGGCGACACCTCCAGACGGCACAAATTGAAAGCTTTACGCTAGGTGTGAAGCTGGTGCGCGGCGCATACATCGGTTCTGATCCCAGACACCTCATCCACGATACCAAGGCCGGCACAGACGCCTGCTACGATGGTATTGCTGAAAGCCTGCTAAGGAAGCAGTGGGGCGACGTCCTGCACGGAGGCTTTGAGATGCCCGCCGTCAGCCTGGTCCTGGCGTCGCACAACGCCGAGTCTGTCAGGCGTGCACGGGACATTtgcgaggccggcgaggccaagatAGACATCGCCTTCGCGCAGCTCCAAGGGATGGCTGACGAAATCAGCTGCGAGCTAGTCTCGGCCAACAAGTTGAGAGACGCGCAGGAAAAGCAGAGCAAGGCTCGAGCCATCGAAGCGTACAAGTATCTCGTATGGGGGTCAACCGGCGAATGCATGAAGTATCTGTTGAGAAGAGCGCACGAAAACCGTGACGCGGTGCAACGCACGCGGAGTGGGCGTGATGCCATGTGGAGCGAGTTGGTGAGGAGAGCCAAATGTGCCTTTGGGGTATCTGTATAAAGAGGAGACGGGCTGGAGGTTTGTTGTAATTTTGAAACTTGCTTGGGTTGCGTGGAGTTGGGTCCTAGGTGTAGAAGTATCGTTAGATGTCTCGAGCGTCAATCAAGAAGCAACGAGAACATGACTTACATCACACCAATCTCGTATAGGGGCGCGTCCTATGATCGCCGAGGCATACGCCAGACGGGTCCTGCATACTATGCGGTGCGCAGTGCCATAGCTCCCAGAACAAGTGTTTCCAGCTGTTCCCTGCGTTCCGTctcgtccttgatggcgtcgagccAGGCAAGACCGTTTAGCTTGTAGTATTTGCGGACCTTGGCCCAGTCTGTCGAGGTTGCGATGGATTCATCCGTGAAGGGAACCGGGGTACCCTGAAAATTCTCCTTGAGGTGCTGCTCTACTTCTTCGGCGGAGGGCACGGCGGTAGGAGAGCTGATCTTGATTGCAATGACGTCTCTGCTAGAGGGGCTGATGCCGAATCGGCGGTAGGCCTCGGCAATctgggaagaagagaaaagtCAGACATGGGGATATAAccaggaagggggggggtatAAGAGAGCCCACGTTGTTGGCAGAGCTCAGGGACGCAACGAGCTCGGAGTGGACGTTTGGGGTCTTGAGGCTACCGTCAACCTTTGCGGTCACGGCCTTGAAGGCGGCAGCAAGAATGTGGGTTCTAGAGACAGCGATGGAGGCATCAATCAGGGCATATTCGAAGTCTGCGTtgcggtcgaggagctgctggtGAAGAAAGGCGGCGTTCTGAACGTCCTTGAAGACGGCAATATGAACGGCGTGGTCTGCGGGCACGTGATCGATGGGTATGGTCTCGATAATGGACAACATTTTGGAGGAAATGCTCGAGTCAACGgacggaggagaggaggCTTGGTGAGTTTTGGCGCGAGGCAAGTGGTGAAGGTGTAGAGAGAAAGTATCGCGGGGTACTTAGATAGGTAAGAAGGCAAGGTAAGGTTAGGGTAGGAAGGTAAGTAGGTAAGGTGAGCGAGTACCTGGGTGACCCGATTTGAGTCGGACCAAACTTGAAAGAAATTGGATTTCGTAGTTGCGGCCGTCCAAAGTTTGTTGCAGTTCTGTTTATGCGGCGATCAATTTGGAGGGGCATGGCGGGGTCCCTTGACCACGTCAGACGGCGCAACTGGACCCACCTTACTGCTGGATTGCTGTAATTCCACTGTCACGACTCGAGCTCTGCTTCTTGATCTGGTGGACTGGCACCCTAGGTACGTACCCAGAGTGGTATGGATCTGCCAGTATACCGATGCACCTAGGGTATGTCTGTCTGCATCGCGTTCCAGTTGTAAGGTCCTCAGTGGCTCCAAGCATgtatgagagagagagagagagagagagagagaaaagagaagggagggTTTTGCACTAGTAGAACGAGAGGCGATGCTATCTAAGAAGCTTCACTTCTTTCTGGAATTCGGTAATACAGCCATTGAGGCAGACCCTCGATCGAAGCTTTACACTTTGCAGAGCTCCATCAAAAGACGGTCCAAGCGGCCTTCCATGGATTGCAAGGTTTGGGACGGAGTGTGTGTGCTGAATGCCAAATAGGGGAACAAGGTTGTTTTTGTACAAACACTATGGCTTCGTTCTTGGCCATGATTCGACATTCATAGCTTTGCTTGAGTCAGACGGCCGGAGACCAGTCCGAAAGACTGACAGAAGGAAGGATTTCCAGCCCCCGAAGTGTTGCTCTGCAGAGCCACCGTATCGTGCTGATTGCTTCGCCATCTCAAGCTTCTTTCGATCGCCCCATTGCCGAACTCATCTCAGCGGGCATCGGGAATGGTGAGTGAGTCCATGGTTCAGACGCATACCTCCCTCCTCTCAACTTCTGCATCCCAGCAGCCCTATTACACTACTAGGTAGCGTGACGCGGCAGCACCCCCTGTGAACACCAATTACCCACACTGCCTAGGAGAATTGTTTTTTAGTTCTGACTTCTAACATTGATTCAGACTTTGACTGCTCCTGCCCGCAATCCGGCCTCCAATGGCTGATGTTGTTGGCATCCGGTGATGCTGGAGGGGGTGATCTCGATCCGGTAGCAACTCCAAAACGTCGTAGCATTCGGCGGGATTCCCGCCAAGTACTCAAACACAAGGTAGGGAGGTACACTAGGCACAGAGAAGAAAGACATTTCGGCCGGAACGTGGGCGGCAAGGGCACAAAAGAGACCCGACCATGTGATAAAGaagccggccgcggcgggctAGACGAGGGCGCTTGTGCAAGACACGAAGACCAAAGGGCAAGGCCAAAGGAGCGAGGAGCAGAGACAATGCGGCACTTAAACCTCGACTCGAGCGGGATCTTTCATTCCCGTTCATTTATCGGCCGATCGAGCCTCAtgggccttggcctcgatcACCCAGGGGCCTCGAAGGTAGATGGTCCCGGCCAGGTGCCCGGCTTGGCATGCTGTGAGATGCATGTCTTTTGCTCCCATGTACTGGCGGCATCGAGATACACGGCACGCTCTACACTGCAACTGCAGCATCATGGCCGAGGTTGAGGCGTTGATCGATGTTCGACAATCACCTCCGTCTTCATTTCCCTCTGCGGTTTTCTAAACTCAATTGTCGACAATGCCATTTCTTCTTTGGTGTGTTGTTCTGCTAgcttcatcctcgccgtTCGCGGCATGCGATACGCCCAAACTCTCTCAACTGAGCCCATCTGGCATGCTGAATGCGCCTCTCTTCGAACAAGGAACTGAGGCGTCGATGGACGGACAAGGTTGCAGCGGCCTAAAGCTTCTAGACCACCTCGAGGAAAAGGGACGGCAAATACGTATATTAAAATCAACCCCTAAATGGCTTAGACAGACAATACCATAGCGACTAATGGCATTCCGACAGACTGGTAGCCCGCTGCCGGTACATTTGGAGCTTTAGCATAACAATGACCCGAGCCAACCCTTCTGCTTCTAGAATATCCATCGATTCTTTATTCCGTAAATCAGTAGGTatcttcttgttcttttcaGAGTTTTTCTATCGCAGGGACGGATGTTTAGCTACCtggtacctacctacctgtctAATCTACAAGCGGGCTGCTGTAATGCTATCCCAGCACCAACCAGTTGCAGCCCCGGGCGCCAAATCCCCCCATTGGCACCCTTCTTTTCAAAtctttattttattttatttcCCCTTGGCATTCCAAGCtccccctcgtcgtctcccctAAAAACGCGGCAACCTCCATCCATCTCCACGCCTACGGCAACCGCCGTCGCGTTACATCTTTTCCAATCCCAACCCACGCCAGGAGCATTtccaccctccccctcctgGTCCTCCTTGCTACAACTACGTTTGACACCGTCAGTCTATGACGcggaaagggagagagggagaagagagagagagagaaagagagagacagagagaccATGCCGGGTCGCCCACCGAAGCGGCCGGCCGAAGGTGGCGATCCTGCTGCCACTTCTTCCGATGGCGACGCCGCTCCAACAGCTGCCGCCAAGGTGAAGCTGCCGAGACTCGAAAAAGGCGGCCAGGAGGActtctcctccgtcgtcAAGAACCGTCTGTCATCCTAC is drawn from Colletotrichum destructivum chromosome 6, complete sequence and contains these coding sequences:
- a CDS encoding Putative metallo-dependent phosphatase; translated protein: MSHVALLRHGLRLLLPLALISTFYLYLYPVFLGCAFPVPPTTARASSSSPSDVDVADTGIAAFLEAARHHVSLPIPLRPSDARPAPFRLLALGDPQLEGDTSIRKHSGPIFPHARSLWSHVTFQSSHSLRQRIRQSLHDAVDVFLDDLFDELESIRKRIDLFGNDFYLAHIYRTVHWWTRPTHVTVLGDLLGSQWIGTEEFRRRGRRYWDRVVRGAERVPDEVAAYPAMEYDLTDYLSPSGEPSSEWPRRVINVAGNHDIGYAGDINQDRFGRFERLFGKANYELRFELPVQEPNVNATLVDDEENPESDRLPPEIRVIVLNDMNLDTPAKDATLQDATYAFINSVIETSAAVEYSGHFTVVLTHIPLYKPEGVCVDAPFFDFHGEHDGGGVKEQNLLSADASKGFLEGIFGMSGNKEAPGNGNGRRGVILNGHDHEGCDTFHYINQTDEDQSADRAWQVETWATAKGRGVVGAAGVPGLREITVRSMMGDFGGNAGLLSAWFDESTWSWKFEYATCALGTQHFWWLVHIVDLVTLVAAAAYVVLSVLEASKQDLVAVAPSSNVEEKKKLFQNGGAKSS
- a CDS encoding Putative proline dehydrogenase domain, proline oxidase family, FAD-linked oxidoreductase, with amino-acid sequence MARPLRGACISSTGRVSLIFAPLRQQTVVPAKRLSSAAFLSLLASSPARQPPCAHPFMMSVRRSIHSSTKRSSSNDQLLVATPSPASSPTPTSTSPSSPAMRPSPPPLSILPLHMIVRSLLTTTVSSSPILLPPSLWVMSVLAHTTNPVLDPDRNPLLRVFLKSTFYAQFCAGENPAEVGRTIDGLKDIGFTGVILGYAKEVVLTAAQTKDLAACSEGERAAECVRNEIVPWAQGTMETVRLAQPGDFVALKFTGAGRQALYSLAERLPPSATMADAIDSICSLAAQRGVRLLFDAEQAALQPGIDDWTLDYMRIYNTVPGQAVIYGTYQAYLKSTPQTLRRHLQTAQIESFTLGVKLVRGAYIGSDPRHLIHDTKAGTDACYDGIAESLLRKQWGDVLHGGFEMPAVSLVLASHNAESVRRARDICEAGEAKIDIAFAQLQGMADEISCELVSANKLRDAQEKQSKARAIEAYKYLVWGSTGECMKYLLRRAHENRDAVQRTRSGRDAMWSELVRRAKCAFGVSV